From the genome of candidate division KSB1 bacterium, one region includes:
- a CDS encoding PorV/PorQ family protein: MPYKKLIAIVAVILFATQATTGQVKKGQVGFRFLENPISAEAIGRGGLGLVTIRNANTVFWNPAGLGWLDGKLDLCINYTKGIADINNSSFAAAYAIGRFGILALDFLIMDYGEFYGTRRANNEQGFIDTETFSPQSLALGLSFSQRVSDRFSYGVRVKYARQDLGSAWIALAGKDVDDPNLQIGEKSYVHGEPAIDIGAIYDFLFHNIRFGAAIQNFSREIRYEEEKFPLPFAVSFSLTIDPISFFMPEEKDYSLLVGLETRHARDFREKFKFGAEFEYQQLLILRSGYMGNYDERGLTLGVGVKQKLLNNRFRFDYAYQDFGVFHGVHIFSVGVTY; the protein is encoded by the coding sequence ATGCCATATAAAAAACTAATTGCTATTGTCGCAGTGATACTCTTTGCGACACAAGCTACTACTGGTCAGGTCAAAAAAGGCCAGGTGGGATTTCGATTCCTTGAGAATCCGATCTCGGCGGAGGCCATCGGCCGTGGCGGATTGGGCCTGGTGACGATTCGTAATGCCAATACGGTGTTCTGGAATCCCGCTGGTCTCGGCTGGCTGGATGGGAAACTTGATTTGTGCATCAATTACACCAAAGGCATTGCTGATATCAACAACAGTTCCTTCGCTGCAGCCTACGCCATCGGTCGGTTCGGCATCCTGGCCCTGGATTTTCTGATCATGGATTACGGCGAGTTTTACGGCACACGACGGGCGAACAACGAGCAGGGATTCATCGATACTGAGACGTTTTCACCTCAGAGTCTGGCGCTGGGGCTCTCGTTCAGCCAGCGGGTGAGCGATCGCTTTTCCTATGGCGTTCGGGTCAAATATGCCCGACAGGACCTGGGCAGCGCCTGGATCGCCCTGGCAGGCAAGGACGTGGATGATCCAAACCTACAGATCGGCGAAAAATCGTATGTTCATGGCGAGCCAGCCATCGACATCGGCGCCATTTATGATTTTCTTTTTCACAACATCCGCTTCGGCGCTGCCATCCAAAATTTTTCTCGAGAGATCAGATACGAGGAAGAGAAATTCCCGTTGCCGTTTGCCGTGAGCTTTAGTTTGACCATCGATCCGATCTCGTTTTTTATGCCTGAGGAAAAAGATTATTCGCTGCTGGTGGGTCTCGAGACCCGTCATGCTCGGGATTTCCGTGAGAAATTCAAATTTGGGGCGGAGTTCGAATATCAGCAGTTACTGATTCTGCGTTCGGGCTATATGGGCAATTACGATGAGCGAGGCCTGACGCTTGGTGTGGGGGTAAAACAGAAGCTGCTGAATAACCGCTTCCGTTTCGATTACGCCTATCAGGATTTCGGGGTATTCCATGGCGTGCATATTTTTTCCGTGGGCGTGACTTATTGA
- a CDS encoding glycosyl hydrolase family 18 protein — protein sequence MIIEKRPFRLTLLMLFLSLLACKITPAPKVVGYYTAWQRGIFPAEKVAFKHLTHIAHAFIWPKADGSLAMYDNFIYPQLVARTHQAGKKIIVSIGGWGNCDGFPPMAANASARARFVENVKNFCLNNGYDGADIDWEFPQSEADRINLNRLMQELRTAFDAAQPNMLLTMAVPVSDWSGKWFDFASLKNYTDWIGGMTYDFHGSWTNHAGHNSPLFAPANEPEGSVDRGIQYLLSRGLPPEKIFLGIPFYGKEFTASQLYGLSTGCVDRRYSEIIPLIAAGWTYHWDNLSQVPYLTNPNRTKVLSFDDTVSVRLKCEYVRLKKLGGVIIWELSQDDMGNSQPLLETIGSVLQVDTSAGQPEVELPNSFVLAQNYPNPFNSRTTIRYYVPQAANIRLEVLNLLGERVAILADEPQEQGWQEMTFEAKDLPSGIYVYQLTAPSFLKADKMVLVR from the coding sequence ATGATCATCGAAAAACGACCATTCAGATTAACTCTGCTGATGCTATTTTTATCATTGTTGGCTTGTAAGATAACACCAGCCCCGAAAGTCGTCGGCTATTACACCGCCTGGCAACGGGGGATATTCCCAGCCGAAAAGGTGGCGTTTAAACATTTGACGCATATCGCCCATGCCTTTATCTGGCCCAAGGCCGATGGCAGTCTGGCGATGTACGATAATTTCATCTATCCGCAATTGGTAGCCAGGACGCATCAGGCAGGGAAGAAGATCATCGTGTCTATTGGCGGCTGGGGCAACTGCGATGGTTTTCCGCCCATGGCAGCCAATGCGTCGGCCCGAGCCAGGTTCGTGGAAAACGTTAAAAATTTCTGTCTGAACAACGGCTACGATGGCGCCGACATCGATTGGGAGTTCCCCCAGTCTGAGGCTGACCGCATCAATCTCAATCGGCTGATGCAGGAATTGCGGACAGCGTTCGATGCTGCACAACCAAATATGCTGTTGACCATGGCGGTTCCCGTGAGCGATTGGTCGGGCAAATGGTTCGATTTCGCTAGTTTGAAAAATTATACCGATTGGATCGGCGGAATGACCTACGACTTTCACGGCTCCTGGACCAATCATGCGGGGCACAATTCGCCGCTCTTTGCCCCAGCCAATGAACCCGAGGGCTCGGTGGATCGAGGGATTCAATACCTGCTATCCCGTGGCCTGCCTCCTGAAAAGATTTTTCTTGGTATCCCATTTTATGGCAAAGAATTCACCGCCAGCCAATTGTACGGACTGAGCACGGGCTGCGTCGATCGGCGGTATTCCGAAATCATCCCTTTGATCGCAGCGGGATGGACCTATCATTGGGATAATCTATCCCAGGTGCCCTATCTCACCAACCCGAATCGGACCAAAGTCCTGAGTTTTGACGACACGGTTTCGGTGCGGCTTAAATGTGAATATGTTCGGCTGAAAAAATTAGGCGGGGTCATCATCTGGGAATTGAGTCAGGACGATATGGGAAATAGCCAGCCATTGTTGGAGACCATCGGCAGCGTGTTGCAGGTGGATACGTCGGCGGGCCAGCCCGAAGTCGAGCTTCCCAATTCCTTTGTCTTGGCTCAAAACTATCCCAATCCATTCAATAGCCGTACCACCATTCGCTATTATGTGCCGCAGGCAGCAAATATTCGGTTGGAAGTACTTAATCTGTTGGGGGAACGAGTTGCCATCCTGGCTGATGAACCACAGGAACAGGGCTGGCAAGAGATGACTTTCGAAGCCAAGGATTTGCCATCGGGAATCTATGTCTATCAATTGACCGCCCCGTCGTTCTTAAAGGCGGATAAAATGGTTTTGGTGAGGTAG
- a CDS encoding TonB-dependent receptor codes for MMQMKQLNSARRFVEAALLTILVCCLVMDLYGANGKITGRIFDKANREPLPGANVMIESIWQAGKAIKLEARLGAAADADGYFVILNVPPGTYNLRATMMGYSSLVVQQVRVNLDRTTTVDFALESTVLEMEALQVVAEREVIKADVSGTQEIILSDRIIEAPVLRVDEFVNKIKGVELVAGNDGHGLSIRGGAIRETDVRVDDISLRDPRSENSYLSLNSTSVEELQVLTGGFEAKYGGFRSGLVNVVTKEGSTDKYTVSLKMDYTPANQPKFFGVNPWSDESLIYRIYADTSETGYAWKGTYGDTTVPAELRYFRGWKRATEGRQNYEAIGLPKNTKLTPEQKRKLWLLQHPQYEFANKPDVFLEGTITGPVPFLASWLKNTTFLLAGKYEDTQFAFPIGPRNNYVDWNSQLKLTSRFGGNMKLSLNGMYAAVNTVTAGRPSTFGGALIDNSSRFNFLSSTAASVAQQARLLGGSEGFIQMFNKSRLQNYDQRFIIAGAKFTHTITPRTFYNIDFQFSYADHEIIPFGLDTTKASAWTYVDSFRVLNVPKMGAPNASTNWLTDITNFFWLYGGLQAADTSYSWVANLKGDLTTQWGRHHQIETGFNIRYNYLSVNSGTWLQSEQSWTPDTWQYYKVNPIEIGLYLQDKLEFQGMIANVGLRADYFNPNKKSYIVKHPLDIDYTNFYNITYQYLPGRFGSWEKWVEFRDMLDQPPGWPVGENKTQFRLSPRLGVAFPITVSSKLYFNYGHFYQRPNINFLYNQSISSGSVIVPTPELAMAKTIAYEFGYEQSFLSSFLVNVTFYYKDVKDEPLSRSYIDYYEEMEVNKYFPDAYRDIRGIELRLEKNMGRFFTFWGNYEYMLQSSGRSGLANVFENRLRANEELRWANLIITEPLPKANFNLNLHTPKEWGPGLFGTKPFGGLLCNLFFEWRDGGKQIINPQEPEEQQKKIEIVDYSNVDMRASKLFRFANINLEFVVTIQNLLNQKRLSFANMSSAQFDRYKNSLHLPFESGDQHGNDKLGEWKKDHIDIGWFTAPLFLNPRRVLLGLRLNF; via the coding sequence ATGATGCAAATGAAACAACTGAATTCGGCTCGTCGCTTCGTTGAAGCCGCTCTTTTGACTATATTGGTTTGCTGTCTTGTTATGGATCTGTATGGCGCCAATGGCAAAATTACAGGCAGAATTTTTGACAAGGCCAATCGAGAACCGCTGCCTGGCGCCAATGTGATGATCGAAAGCATCTGGCAGGCGGGCAAAGCGATCAAGCTCGAGGCCAGGCTGGGAGCGGCCGCCGATGCGGATGGCTATTTCGTCATCCTTAATGTGCCGCCAGGCACCTATAATCTTCGAGCGACCATGATGGGCTATAGCTCGCTGGTGGTGCAGCAGGTGCGAGTGAATCTTGACCGAACTACCACCGTTGATTTTGCCCTGGAGTCCACGGTGTTGGAGATGGAGGCGCTGCAGGTGGTGGCCGAGCGAGAGGTGATCAAAGCCGATGTCTCGGGCACGCAGGAGATCATTTTGAGCGACCGCATCATCGAGGCGCCTGTGTTGCGAGTGGATGAGTTCGTGAATAAGATCAAAGGAGTGGAACTGGTGGCAGGCAACGATGGGCATGGCCTGAGCATTCGAGGTGGCGCCATTCGGGAGACCGACGTTCGGGTGGATGATATTTCGCTGCGGGACCCAAGATCGGAAAATTCTTATTTGTCGCTGAATTCCACCTCGGTGGAAGAGCTGCAGGTGTTGACGGGCGGCTTCGAGGCCAAATATGGCGGATTTCGCTCGGGGTTGGTGAATGTGGTGACCAAAGAGGGTTCCACCGATAAGTACACCGTATCGCTTAAAATGGATTACACGCCTGCCAATCAGCCGAAATTTTTCGGGGTCAATCCCTGGAGCGATGAATCGCTGATCTACCGCATCTATGCCGATACATCGGAAACTGGCTATGCCTGGAAGGGGACGTATGGCGACACCACAGTGCCTGCGGAGCTGCGCTATTTCCGAGGCTGGAAGCGAGCCACCGAGGGGCGGCAGAATTACGAAGCGATTGGCTTACCGAAAAACACCAAGTTGACGCCCGAGCAGAAACGGAAGCTGTGGCTCTTACAGCATCCGCAATACGAATTTGCCAATAAGCCCGATGTTTTTTTGGAAGGCACTATTACTGGACCAGTCCCATTTCTGGCAAGCTGGCTGAAGAATACCACCTTTTTATTGGCTGGCAAATATGAGGACACGCAATTTGCCTTCCCCATCGGGCCACGGAACAATTATGTCGATTGGAACAGCCAACTAAAGCTAACTTCCCGCTTCGGCGGAAATATGAAACTGTCGCTGAATGGGATGTATGCGGCAGTCAACACCGTCACGGCAGGTAGACCCTCCACGTTTGGCGGGGCATTGATCGACAATTCCAGCCGCTTCAATTTCCTCAGCAGCACGGCCGCTTCTGTGGCACAACAGGCACGACTTTTGGGCGGCTCCGAAGGCTTTATTCAGATGTTCAACAAAAGCCGATTGCAAAACTACGACCAACGTTTCATCATTGCTGGTGCTAAATTTACTCACACCATCACGCCCCGAACTTTCTACAATATCGATTTTCAATTCAGCTATGCTGATCATGAGATAATTCCCTTCGGGCTGGATACTACCAAAGCCAGCGCCTGGACCTACGTGGATTCGTTTCGGGTGCTCAACGTGCCCAAGATGGGCGCACCTAATGCCTCCACCAATTGGCTTACGGACATCACCAACTTCTTCTGGCTCTACGGCGGATTGCAGGCAGCAGACACTTCGTATTCCTGGGTGGCCAATCTCAAAGGCGATCTGACTACCCAATGGGGACGGCATCACCAGATCGAAACGGGCTTCAATATTAGGTACAACTATCTATCGGTCAACTCGGGCACCTGGCTGCAATCCGAGCAAAGCTGGACGCCCGATACCTGGCAATATTATAAAGTCAATCCAATAGAGATTGGTCTATATTTGCAGGACAAGCTGGAGTTCCAGGGCATGATCGCCAATGTCGGGTTGCGAGCCGATTATTTCAATCCCAATAAAAAATCCTATATCGTGAAGCATCCGCTGGATATCGACTATACGAATTTTTACAACATCACTTATCAGTATCTGCCTGGCCGATTTGGTTCCTGGGAGAAATGGGTGGAATTTCGGGACATGCTGGATCAGCCGCCTGGCTGGCCCGTCGGCGAAAACAAGACCCAGTTCCGCCTGTCGCCTCGATTGGGCGTGGCGTTCCCCATCACGGTGAGCAGCAAGCTTTATTTCAATTATGGCCATTTCTACCAGCGGCCGAATATCAATTTTCTTTATAACCAATCGATCTCATCGGGCAGTGTCATTGTGCCCACGCCCGAGTTGGCCATGGCCAAGACCATCGCCTACGAATTCGGCTATGAGCAGAGCTTCCTATCAAGTTTTTTGGTTAATGTGACCTTCTATTACAAAGATGTGAAGGACGAGCCGCTGAGCCGCAGCTACATCGATTATTATGAAGAGATGGAGGTGAACAAATATTTCCCCGATGCCTATCGAGACATTCGAGGGATCGAGCTGCGGCTGGAGAAAAACATGGGGCGATTCTTTACGTTCTGGGGCAATTACGAATATATGCTGCAAAGCAGCGGCCGCAGCGGTCTGGCCAATGTGTTCGAAAATCGGCTTCGTGCCAATGAAGAACTGCGCTGGGCCAATTTAATCATCACCGAGCCGTTGCCAAAGGCCAATTTCAACCTGAATCTGCATACACCGAAGGAGTGGGGGCCAGGGCTGTTTGGCACGAAGCCGTTCGGCGGCCTGCTATGCAATTTGTTCTTCGAATGGCGGGATGGCGGCAAGCAGATCATCAATCCCCAGGAGCCCGAGGAGCAACAGAAGAAGATCGAAATCGTGGATTACTCCAATGTGGATATGCGGGCATCCAAGCTGTTCCGATTCGCCAATATCAATTTGGAATTTGTGGTGACGATCCAGAATTTGCTCAATCAGAAACGACTGTCGTTCGCCAATATGAGCAGCGCCCAATTCGATCGCTACAAAAATTCACTGCATCTGCCTTTTGAGAGCGGTGACCAGCATGGCAATGATAAGTTAGGCGAATGGAAAAAGGATCACATCGATATCGGCTGGTTTACGGCGCCGTTGTTTTTGAATCCGAGAAGGGTGTTGTTGGGGTTGCGATTGAATTTTTAA
- a CDS encoding ROK family protein, with product MKADRFMGIQMKGSTMHVMALDLGGTKLAAALFDESGTMTHHQVQPLEKRQGKAVGGLITDQIEQLLTKATSQHIEINAIGISIPGIYYSKTGEVWAPNIPGWTEYPLLDQIKAMLQMKSIQVKIDSDRACYILGETWQGAARGCQNAIFLAIGTGIGAGILVDGQILRGHGDIAGAVGWMALDRSFQEGYRNCGCFEYHASGEGLVRVARSLITEDKDYSGLLRQKSIDQITSHDIFAAYQQSDPIATAVLSEAIAYWGMAVANLVSIFNPEKIIFGGGVFGPAAQFLDQIKHEAERWAQPISMKQVSLEVSTLGGDAGLIGAGRLALMALDKHF from the coding sequence ATGAAGGCTGACCGATTCATGGGAATTCAAATGAAGGGATCGACCATGCATGTAATGGCGCTGGACCTCGGCGGCACCAAACTGGCCGCTGCGCTTTTTGATGAATCAGGAACCATGACCCACCATCAGGTGCAGCCCCTGGAGAAACGACAGGGCAAAGCAGTCGGAGGGCTAATCACTGACCAGATCGAGCAATTGTTGACAAAGGCTACCTCGCAGCATATCGAAATCAACGCTATCGGAATTTCTATCCCTGGTATTTATTATTCAAAAACAGGAGAGGTCTGGGCACCCAACATTCCTGGCTGGACCGAGTATCCCTTGCTCGACCAGATCAAGGCGATGCTACAGATGAAGTCTATCCAGGTCAAGATCGATAGCGATCGAGCTTGTTATATTTTGGGCGAGACCTGGCAAGGCGCTGCCCGAGGCTGTCAGAACGCCATTTTTCTGGCAATCGGCACGGGCATCGGGGCGGGCATTCTGGTGGACGGACAAATCTTGCGTGGCCATGGCGACATTGCAGGCGCTGTCGGTTGGATGGCGCTGGATCGCTCGTTTCAAGAGGGCTATCGCAATTGCGGCTGTTTCGAATATCACGCCTCGGGCGAGGGCCTAGTCAGGGTTGCTCGATCACTAATCACCGAGGACAAAGACTATTCTGGTCTCCTGCGGCAGAAATCTATCGACCAGATCACCTCCCACGACATTTTCGCCGCTTACCAGCAATCCGATCCGATAGCCACAGCGGTTCTGAGCGAGGCGATCGCCTATTGGGGCATGGCCGTGGCCAATCTGGTGAGCATCTTCAACCCTGAAAAAATTATATTCGGCGGTGGCGTGTTCGGTCCTGCCGCCCAGTTTTTGGATCAGATCAAGCACGAGGCTGAACGCTGGGCCCAGCCGATCAGCATGAAGCAGGTCTCCCTCGAAGTTTCCACTTTGGGCGGCGACGCTGGCCTGATTGGGGCGGGACGATTGGCATTAATGGCGTTGGACAAGCACTTTTGA
- a CDS encoding MFS transporter: MYHRKLVFASACLGMLMFGIVFTTLGSALPAIIEASPFITKAMAGSLMVFLSAGILAGSVVFGPTVDRYGYKNLFIICTALIGLGLVGIAYSLTAWWLRLSLLVIGFGGGVLNGATNALVADIAETGKSAGLSLLGVFFGIGAIGVPFLLGMLLHLASYRTILAAVGALMLLPMIYYIEIRFPSPKQAQGFPIRQATKLVREGTLWLFGFILFLQSGMEFTVGNWTALFLKEELTIVASRAALLFSVYWLGLTLARFVLGYLLKKISPAVVQYCSLGIAFIGALVMIFSHQLEFSIFGLTLVGLGFAACYPIMLGYVGERYAHLSGTAFSMVLVIALLGGTLFPYLTGAFGQWFGLRYSFSIIPISLLASAVLFTIVLNRMHRNSTSI, encoded by the coding sequence ATGTATCACCGCAAACTTGTCTTCGCTAGTGCCTGTCTTGGTATGCTAATGTTCGGAATTGTCTTCACCACCCTGGGTTCAGCGCTACCTGCCATTATCGAGGCCTCCCCATTCATCACCAAAGCGATGGCTGGCTCGCTGATGGTCTTTCTATCAGCGGGGATTCTGGCTGGCTCCGTGGTATTTGGCCCCACCGTGGATCGTTATGGTTATAAAAATTTATTCATCATCTGCACGGCCCTTATTGGCCTGGGCCTGGTGGGGATCGCCTATTCGCTCACGGCCTGGTGGCTGCGGCTCTCGTTGCTGGTGATCGGCTTTGGCGGTGGAGTGCTGAACGGTGCGACCAATGCTTTAGTGGCCGATATCGCCGAAACAGGCAAGAGCGCAGGCCTAAGCTTATTGGGCGTCTTCTTTGGCATCGGCGCCATTGGCGTGCCCTTTCTCTTGGGCATGTTGCTCCATCTGGCCTCCTATCGAACCATCCTCGCTGCGGTGGGCGCACTCATGTTGTTGCCGATGATTTATTATATCGAGATTCGTTTCCCATCGCCCAAGCAGGCCCAGGGCTTCCCCATCCGTCAGGCGACGAAATTGGTGAGAGAAGGAACTTTGTGGCTCTTCGGCTTCATCCTGTTTTTGCAGAGCGGCATGGAGTTTACCGTGGGCAATTGGACAGCGCTATTTTTAAAAGAAGAATTGACCATCGTCGCCAGTCGGGCAGCATTGTTGTTTTCCGTTTATTGGCTTGGCCTCACCCTGGCAAGATTTGTACTGGGCTACCTGCTCAAAAAGATCTCCCCAGCCGTCGTCCAATACTGCAGCCTGGGCATCGCCTTCATCGGCGCTCTGGTGATGATATTTTCTCACCAATTAGAATTTTCCATATTCGGGCTGACGTTGGTCGGATTGGGCTTTGCCGCTTGCTATCCCATCATGCTCGGCTATGTGGGAGAACGCTACGCCCATCTTTCAGGCACGGCGTTCAGCATGGTGCTGGTCATCGCTTTATTGGGCGGCACCTTGTTCCCGTATCTCACGGGCGCCTTCGGCCAATGGTTCGGCTTGCGCTATTCATTCAGCATTATCCCGATCAGCTTATTGGCGAGTGCTGTTCTGTTTACCATTGTTCTCAATCGAATGCATCGAAATTCAACCAGTATTTAA
- a CDS encoding sugar isomerase domain-containing protein translates to MLASIWLSNAKAVMDRIAETQMENIKQAAEWMADSIAIGRWVHTFGCGHATLPVEEMYPRIGGFVGFHPMIELPLTFFTHIVGEMGIHQFLFLERAEGFGKEIMKSYNFDPRDTMWLFSHSGINNVNIDIALEAKNIGMKVVVAGSANAFKDKQTRHSSGKKLFEVADIVIDTCVPSEDASVPLKNHFDKVGPVSTIAFVTVVWMTITTVAEILADRGVKLFIHPSHNLPGDTTARERLDNALREYKRRITGV, encoded by the coding sequence ATGCTGGCATCAATCTGGTTAAGCAATGCAAAGGCAGTGATGGATCGAATTGCCGAAACGCAAATGGAAAATATCAAACAAGCGGCTGAATGGATGGCGGATTCCATCGCCATTGGTCGCTGGGTGCACACCTTTGGCTGCGGCCACGCCACCTTGCCTGTGGAAGAAATGTATCCCCGCATCGGTGGCTTTGTCGGCTTTCATCCGATGATCGAACTGCCGCTCACCTTTTTCACGCATATCGTCGGCGAAATGGGAATTCACCAGTTCTTATTTTTAGAGCGAGCCGAAGGCTTTGGCAAAGAGATCATGAAAAGCTATAATTTCGATCCACGGGATACCATGTGGCTGTTCTCTCATTCGGGCATCAACAACGTCAATATCGACATTGCCCTGGAGGCGAAAAACATCGGTATGAAAGTCGTGGTCGCTGGTTCGGCCAATGCGTTTAAGGACAAACAGACCCGCCATTCATCTGGCAAAAAATTGTTCGAAGTGGCTGATATTGTCATCGACACCTGCGTGCCCTCAGAGGACGCCTCCGTACCGCTCAAAAACCATTTCGATAAAGTCGGCCCAGTTTCCACCATCGCTTTCGTCACCGTGGTCTGGATGACCATCACCACCGTGGCCGAAATTCTGGCCGATCGAGGCGTCAAATTATTCATTCATCCCTCCCACAACTTGCCAGGGGATACCACTGCGAGGGAGCGACTGGACAATGCGCTGCGGGAATATAAGAGGCGGATCACTGGTGTTTGA
- a CDS encoding enoyl-CoA hydratase-related protein, translating into MEWQNIKMTVEDRVATIVIDHPPANALNTPTMDELNQAIDEVISNKDIKAAVITGAGMFFIAGADINEIATIQNAQQGEEICLKGQGIINKIDRSPKPFIAAINGMCLGGGLELAMACHLRVCGDRAQLGQPEINLGIIPGFGGTQRLARLVNQARAMELILTGDRISAQEAYRIGLVNKVVPNMDVVKQAVGLAKKITSKGAIAVAKAIDAIKTGYEMKLEDGLKYEAKLFGQICETADMREGVSAFIQKRQPKFSDK; encoded by the coding sequence ATGGAATGGCAAAATATTAAAATGACGGTTGAAGATCGAGTGGCGACGATTGTGATCGATCATCCGCCGGCCAATGCGCTGAATACGCCAACAATGGATGAGTTGAACCAAGCGATCGATGAGGTGATTTCGAATAAGGACATTAAAGCGGCCGTTATCACCGGGGCAGGGATGTTTTTTATTGCTGGAGCAGATATCAATGAAATTGCCACCATTCAAAACGCCCAGCAGGGGGAGGAAATTTGCTTGAAAGGGCAGGGGATCATTAATAAAATTGATCGCTCGCCCAAACCATTTATCGCTGCCATCAATGGCATGTGCCTGGGCGGCGGACTGGAACTCGCTATGGCTTGTCATTTGAGAGTTTGCGGCGATCGTGCCCAGTTAGGGCAACCGGAGATCAATTTGGGGATCATTCCCGGTTTCGGAGGAACCCAGCGCTTGGCGCGCTTAGTGAATCAAGCTCGCGCTATGGAGTTGATCTTGACTGGGGATCGCATCTCTGCGCAAGAGGCATATCGGATCGGGCTGGTCAACAAAGTGGTGCCAAATATGGACGTGGTCAAACAGGCTGTGGGATTAGCGAAAAAGATAACCTCCAAAGGTGCCATTGCGGTTGCCAAAGCCATCGATGCAATCAAGACCGGATATGAAATGAAATTGGAAGACGGATTAAAATATGAGGCAAAATTATTCGGCCAAATCTGCGAGACCGCGGATATGCGAGAAGGCGTATCGGCATTTATTCAGAAACGACAGCCAAAATTTAGCGACAAATAA
- a CDS encoding 3-hydroxyacyl-CoA dehydrogenase, translating to MYIYKAAVVGGGTMGGSIAQVITFSGIPVVIKDINQEAVQKALDKVRSIYESRVKKGKMTASEIEPKIVLASGTTSYDDFSDVDIVIEAVPEDIKIKKQVFRELDEVCPPSTILATNTSALSISEIAAATKRPEKVIGMHFFNPAHVMKLVEVIPGLQTSEETVMDVMAFAESLRKLAVRVEECPGFLVNRLLMPYITEAVIALTEGAATATEIDQAMVNFGMPMGPFTLSDMLGLDVCYKVAQIMYNAYGPRMPVASLNQKMFEKGRLGQKTGAGFYDADGSEKELQAIVKEIQQAEGLKKTTFSPERLLYIMINEAVLVLQEKIASATDIDIAMMAGTGFPQELGGPLKYADKIGLDVVLEGLEKFKDELGMRFWPAHLLKRMVAAGLLGEKTGRGFYTH from the coding sequence ATGTATATTTATAAAGCAGCCGTTGTTGGCGGTGGTACCATGGGCGGCAGTATTGCCCAGGTGATCACGTTTTCAGGCATTCCAGTCGTGATCAAAGATATTAACCAAGAAGCGGTGCAGAAAGCGCTTGACAAGGTTCGGTCCATTTACGAGTCGCGGGTGAAAAAGGGCAAGATGACCGCCAGCGAAATTGAACCCAAGATCGTCTTGGCATCGGGAACCACCTCTTATGACGATTTCTCCGACGTTGATATTGTAATTGAGGCGGTGCCAGAGGATATCAAGATCAAAAAACAAGTCTTCAGAGAACTCGATGAAGTCTGTCCCCCAAGCACGATTCTGGCGACCAATACCTCAGCGCTTTCTATCTCTGAAATTGCTGCGGCAACCAAACGGCCCGAGAAAGTGATTGGTATGCATTTCTTCAATCCAGCCCACGTGATGAAGCTGGTAGAGGTGATCCCTGGCTTGCAGACCTCCGAAGAGACGGTGATGGATGTGATGGCATTTGCTGAATCGTTGCGCAAGCTGGCTGTGCGCGTGGAAGAATGTCCCGGCTTTTTGGTCAATCGCCTCCTTATGCCTTATATTACAGAGGCAGTGATCGCTCTGACTGAAGGTGCTGCCACTGCCACTGAAATTGATCAAGCCATGGTTAATTTCGGGATGCCCATGGGGCCGTTCACTTTGTCCGATATGTTGGGCTTGGATGTTTGCTATAAAGTCGCTCAAATCATGTACAATGCGTACGGTCCTAGGATGCCAGTAGCCAGTCTCAACCAGAAGATGTTTGAAAAAGGACGATTGGGTCAAAAAACCGGGGCTGGTTTCTATGATGCAGATGGTTCGGAGAAAGAGTTGCAAGCCATTGTGAAGGAGATTCAACAAGCGGAGGGATTGAAGAAGACCACTTTTTCACCAGAACGATTGCTCTATATCATGATCAACGAAGCCGTATTGGTATTACAGGAGAAAATCGCCTCGGCAACGGACATCGATATTGCGATGATGGCTGGCACTGGTTTTCCTCAAGAATTGGGCGGCCCTCTGAAATATGCCGACAAAATCGGGCTCGATGTGGTGCTCGAAGGCCTGGAGAAATTCAAGGACGAGCTGGGAATGCGATTTTGGCCAGCTCATTTGCTGAAGCGAATGGTGGCCGCTGGATTGTTAGGGGAAAAGACAGGGAGGGGGTTTTACACGCATTAG